A region from the Nitrospira sp. genome encodes:
- a CDS encoding cytochrome bc complex cytochrome b subunit yields MDIKHSSPAVIPDHQPSAIEKLVAFLDERVGLKEMQAKMLNEPIPGGSRWAYVFGSILLFIFAMQALTGILLMFYYVPTADHAYDSTQYIIHDVDYGWFLLSYHFWGSSAMVVCVVAHMSQVFLWGAYKKPRELLWLVGLALFGIVITFGFTGYLLPWDQRAFWATTVGVEILDKTPVIGDFIARFLKGGPTPGQMTLSRFFVLHVMILPAALMALAGLHLFLFRVAAPAGPYSGTKEEIKAKTDYFFPRQIWKDMVGMAFVFVGTCVLALWEPVVLLDQAAPDPGDYHPEPEWYFLFYFQLLRLKIFSGEFGQFLGAVALPVLFMILLVVLPFFDKDPERNIFKRPIALISWIAIMVVIVLFTVASVINREFLD; encoded by the coding sequence ATGGACATCAAACATTCCTCTCCTGCAGTGATTCCTGATCATCAGCCGAGCGCGATCGAAAAGCTTGTTGCTTTTCTGGACGAAAGGGTTGGCCTCAAGGAGATGCAGGCCAAGATGCTCAATGAACCGATACCTGGCGGTTCTCGTTGGGCTTACGTCTTCGGCTCGATTCTATTGTTCATCTTTGCCATGCAGGCGCTGACCGGCATCCTTCTGATGTTCTATTATGTCCCCACCGCCGATCATGCCTATGACAGCACGCAATACATCATTCATGACGTCGACTACGGCTGGTTCTTGCTCAGTTATCATTTCTGGGGATCCAGTGCGATGGTCGTGTGTGTGGTGGCTCATATGTCCCAAGTGTTCTTGTGGGGCGCCTACAAGAAACCAAGAGAATTGCTCTGGCTCGTGGGTTTGGCATTATTCGGTATCGTGATCACGTTTGGCTTCACAGGATATCTGCTGCCTTGGGATCAGCGCGCGTTCTGGGCGACGACGGTGGGTGTCGAGATTTTGGATAAGACGCCAGTCATTGGCGATTTCATCGCCCGGTTTCTAAAAGGCGGACCGACTCCTGGGCAGATGACATTAAGCCGTTTCTTTGTACTGCATGTGATGATTCTTCCAGCAGCTCTCATGGCCTTAGCTGGTCTGCATCTGTTTTTGTTTCGGGTGGCCGCTCCAGCCGGTCCGTACAGTGGGACGAAGGAGGAGATTAAGGCCAAGACCGACTACTTTTTCCCGCGTCAAATTTGGAAGGATATGGTCGGGATGGCCTTTGTCTTCGTCGGGACCTGTGTGCTTGCGCTCTGGGAACCAGTCGTCCTCTTAGACCAAGCTGCTCCTGATCCAGGTGACTATCATCCTGAACCGGAATGGTATTTCCTCTTCTACTTCCAACTCTTGAGGTTGAAAATTTTCTCGGGGGAGTTTGGGCAGTTCTTGGGAGCCGTTGCGCTACCGGTCCTGTTTATGATCTTGTTGGTGGTACTCCCATTTTTCGACAAAGATCCGGAACGCAATATTTTTAAACGACCCATCGCCTTGATCAGTTGGATCGCGATTATGGTGGTCATTGTGTTATTCACAGTGGCCTCAGTGATTAACCGAGAGTTCTTAGACTAA